From the genome of Neisseria lisongii, one region includes:
- a CDS encoding YadA-like family protein, with protein MIDAITDAGKKAEATRIDNGNTFNLNEGDKNIVVKQINKGYELSANTNFQIGEKGEPGEPGENGAEGKPGKPGVDGKIGVNGKDGSSVVLNGKDGSIGLTGPKGKDGVDGKDGKSSLTFKPADGTGTIDERGKDGKDGSAAKDANATRIVYETKDKDGKDITREIATTDDGLYFKGDNDTVLDRKLNTRLDVKGGADKDKLSDNNIGVQGRIDEKTGERVLDIKLAKEVTNLTSVETVNPTNNTTTTQTGDGITITHNPKDEQGNPITEGKKPNVSLTINGLDNGNNQIVNVANGTVTYGDNASKIGGLTNNTNVPDSIKNLADLNNSNGSNAITVNDAKRLGWIVQASENEYKDAVNNANIVDFKGNGSFVSVTGKTDEATKVRTVSVDVDAQKLVENAQLPVVYTNKEGDKLVKVGNNFYKAGDVVNGKPSENATPVKAGDVIASMNNGDNSTTTPTTLANVKSNLPETRNTADGNKAVTTSQQAPSDVENITNNAATAGDVLNAGWNLQGNGNAVDFVKTYDTVNFADGKNTNVNVTSDGTVSKVVVDVKDQLTLGKPSEPGKDGKPGKDGVDGFIGVNGKDGVSGVAINGKDGSIGLRGPKGADGKDGSSLTFKPAEGTGTIDERGKDGKDGSTAKDANATRIVYETKGKDGRDITREVATTDDGLYFQGDNTNVTLDRKLNTRLDVKGGADSTKLTEKNIGVVGRIDEDGNRVLDVKLAENIDLGAKGSVKTGDTTINDNGVAINNGPSITKDGIDAGNTVITNVAPGVNPTDAVNVSQLKQNIGDVNNRINKLDKDYQAGIAGVAALAGLPEIHMAGHSMLSAAVGNHKGQSALAVGYSRLSDNSKVKLKIQGSANTQGDITTSVGIGYAW; from the coding sequence GTGATCGATGCAATTACCGATGCTGGTAAGAAAGCTGAAGCAACCCGTATCGACAACGGCAACACCTTTAATTTAAATGAAGGTGATAAGAATATCGTTGTTAAACAGATCAATAAAGGTTACGAGCTTTCTGCTAATACCAATTTCCAAATTGGTGAGAAAGGTGAACCGGGCGAACCAGGTGAAAATGGTGCGGAAGGTAAACCAGGAAAACCTGGCGTTGATGGCAAAATCGGCGTAAACGGTAAAGACGGCTCATCTGTGGTGTTAAATGGTAAAGACGGCTCTATCGGCTTGACTGGTCCGAAAGGCAAAGACGGTGTGGATGGTAAAGATGGTAAATCAAGCTTAACATTCAAACCAGCTGATGGCACTGGCACGATCGATGAACGTGGTAAAGACGGTAAAGATGGTAGTGCAGCCAAAGATGCTAATGCGACCCGTATCGTTTACGAAACCAAAGATAAAGATGGTAAAGATATTACTCGTGAAATTGCAACCACTGATGATGGCTTGTATTTCAAAGGTGATAATGACACCGTTTTAGATCGTAAATTGAATACCCGTTTAGATGTGAAAGGTGGTGCGGATAAAGATAAACTTTCCGACAATAATATCGGTGTTCAAGGTCGTATTGATGAGAAAACTGGTGAACGTGTATTGGATATTAAATTAGCCAAAGAAGTGACTAATTTAACCAGCGTGGAAACAGTTAATCCGACTAACAATACCACAACCACACAAACAGGTGATGGCATTACGATTACTCACAATCCGAAAGATGAACAGGGTAATCCGATCACAGAGGGTAAAAAACCGAATGTGAGCTTGACTATCAATGGTTTGGATAACGGCAATAACCAAATTGTTAATGTGGCAAATGGCACAGTGACTTATGGCGATAACGCAAGCAAAATTGGCGGTTTAACGAACAATACCAATGTGCCAGATAGCATCAAAAACTTGGCTGATTTGAACAATTCGAATGGTTCAAATGCAATCACTGTAAACGATGCGAAACGTTTAGGCTGGATTGTTCAAGCGTCTGAAAATGAATATAAAGATGCGGTGAATAACGCTAATATCGTGGACTTCAAAGGTAATGGTTCATTTGTAAGCGTAACGGGTAAAACAGACGAAGCAACTAAAGTGCGTACGGTTAGCGTGGATGTGGATGCACAAAAACTTGTGGAAAATGCACAGTTACCAGTGGTTTATACCAATAAAGAGGGTGATAAACTGGTTAAAGTTGGCAACAACTTCTATAAAGCTGGTGATGTTGTAAATGGTAAGCCGTCTGAAAATGCAACGCCAGTTAAAGCTGGTGATGTCATTGCCTCGATGAATAATGGCGATAACAGCACCACAACGCCGACAACTTTGGCTAATGTGAAATCGAACTTGCCTGAAACTCGTAATACAGCAGATGGCAATAAAGCAGTAACGACATCACAACAAGCTCCAAGCGATGTTGAAAACATCACTAACAACGCTGCAACAGCGGGTGATGTATTGAATGCAGGTTGGAACTTGCAAGGTAACGGTAATGCTGTTGATTTTGTGAAGACTTACGATACAGTGAACTTTGCAGATGGTAAGAATACCAATGTAAACGTAACCTCAGACGGTACGGTAAGCAAGGTTGTCGTTGATGTTAAAGATCAATTAACTTTAGGCAAACCATCTGAACCAGGTAAAGACGGCAAACCGGGCAAAGACGGTGTTGATGGCTTTATCGGCGTAAACGGTAAAGACGGCGTTTCTGGTGTTGCAATCAACGGTAAAGACGGTTCTATCGGCTTGCGTGGCCCGAAAGGTGCTGATGGTAAAGACGGTTCAAGTTTGACCTTTAAACCAGCTGAAGGCACTGGCACGATTGATGAGCGTGGCAAAGACGGCAAAGATGGCAGCACAGCCAAAGATGCTAATGCAACCCGTATCGTTTACGAAACCAAAGGTAAAGACGGTCGAGACATTACCCGCGAAGTGGCAACCACGGATGATGGCTTGTACTTCCAAGGTGATAACACTAATGTGACCTTAGATCGTAAGCTGAACACCCGCTTGGATGTGAAAGGCGGTGCGGATTCAACCAAGCTGACTGAGAAAAATATCGGTGTGGTTGGTCGCATTGACGAAGATGGCAACCGTGTTCTTGATGTGAAACTGGCTGAAAACATTGATTTGGGTGCTAAAGGCAGCGTGAAAACTGGCGACACCACCATCAATGATAATGGCGTAGCCATTAATAATGGTCCAAGCATTACCAAAGATGGTATTGATGCCGGTAACACAGTGATCACCAATGTCGCACCGGGCGTTAATCCGACCGATGCGGTGAATGTGAGCCAGTTGAAACAAAACATTGGTGATGTCAACAACCGTATCAACAAGCTGGATAAGGATTATCAAGCGGGTATCGCCGGTGTGGCTGCATTGGCCGGTCTGCCTGAAATCCATATGGCGGGACACTCTATGCTGTCTGCTGCGGTAGGCAACCATAAAGGTCAAAGCGCCTTGGCTGTGGGTTACTCACGCCTGTCGGACAACAGCAAAGTGAAGCTGAAAATCCAAGGTAGTGCGAATACCCAAGGCGATATCACCACCAGCGTTGGCATTGGTTACGCTTGGTAA
- a CDS encoding major capsid protein: MNIRNLKHKAKYALAVAAVSVLSAPAMADDLLTTATTELGGLKAGILAFGGIVIGIAIALATIRVAKRGINQA, from the coding sequence ATGAATATCCGAAACTTGAAACACAAAGCGAAATACGCTTTGGCAGTTGCTGCTGTCAGCGTTTTATCCGCTCCGGCAATGGCTGATGACTTGCTGACAACCGCCACGACTGAATTAGGCGGCTTGAAGGCAGGTATTTTGGCTTTTGGCGGTATCGTAATCGGTATTGCTATTGCATTGGCAACCATCCGTGTTGCTAAACGTGGCATTAATCAAGCCTAA
- a CDS encoding IgG-binding virulence factor TspB family protein: protein MRNLFLLIVLILFSPFIWADELHVSKKGNVTYVRQATSHWDSKPWTKTAISDNQYRKFQTQALKTRYESALSKKTVETTVTATVSRSAVLSGGLSVVKKGARIGLKAVPFVGAASLAYDAYTLYQAYKDVKNDIEAAGYIYDESADEFYKKMGARNCIWERYRRPSGYEDTVDVDCYPVSPEVIAEIRKGGEAGAKAKAQMEEEMRSLAEPYISKKFAKLIAKGDKGYGPGRPYSSYKLDKCEWSFNGGSCSVRYENDVRWPVLFTLYMKPTKEVLDSSKFQEIATAAIDRNPTPFIEAQNRPGYQESVSVAPNTSVEVETEENGQTQQVVITFSQDSQGRTISTVSVNGQSVSVSSGNQSGTSQPVNNQPVHSHPNSTESESRRNNQSNAAGKDGTDGKDGLDGKDGVDGKDGKDASLLCEAFPNISACQELGNVEERDIEIPEQQVRLELNPIDRFNQSAACPSPKTFELGLLGSFEVSYEVPCQVATLLRPILILITILSCGGFVYSAIKEL from the coding sequence ATGAGAAATTTATTTTTACTGATTGTACTTATTTTGTTCAGTCCATTTATTTGGGCTGATGAATTACATGTTTCAAAAAAGGGGAATGTTACCTACGTACGTCAAGCTACATCTCATTGGGATTCAAAGCCTTGGACAAAAACGGCAATTTCTGACAATCAGTATAGAAAGTTTCAAACACAGGCTTTAAAAACCCGATATGAATCAGCTCTTTCTAAAAAGACAGTCGAAACAACCGTTACAGCTACGGTTTCCCGTTCTGCTGTATTGAGTGGTGGTTTGTCAGTTGTTAAAAAAGGGGCAAGAATAGGATTAAAAGCAGTCCCGTTCGTTGGTGCAGCTTCTCTTGCTTATGATGCATATACCCTCTATCAAGCGTACAAAGATGTTAAAAATGACATCGAAGCGGCAGGTTATATATATGATGAATCTGCTGATGAATTCTATAAAAAAATGGGGGCCCGTAACTGTATTTGGGAACGTTACAGACGACCCAGCGGGTATGAAGACACAGTAGATGTAGACTGCTATCCGGTTTCTCCTGAAGTTATTGCGGAAATACGCAAAGGTGGTGAAGCTGGGGCAAAAGCAAAAGCCCAAATGGAAGAAGAAATGCGCAGTTTGGCAGAACCTTATATTTCTAAAAAATTTGCAAAACTAATAGCAAAAGGAGATAAAGGCTATGGCCCTGGCAGACCATACAGTTCATATAAGTTAGACAAATGTGAATGGAGTTTTAACGGAGGAAGTTGTTCTGTCAGATATGAAAATGATGTCCGTTGGCCGGTATTATTTACCCTTTATATGAAACCCACCAAAGAAGTCTTAGATTCCTCCAAATTCCAAGAAATCGCCACAGCAGCAATCGATAGAAACCCTACCCCGTTTATCGAAGCCCAAAACCGCCCCGGTTATCAGGAAAGTGTTTCCGTTGCCCCTAATACTTCCGTAGAAGTGGAGACCGAAGAAAACGGGCAGACACAGCAAGTCGTCATTACTTTCAGCCAAGACTCTCAAGGCCGTACCATATCCACCGTATCAGTCAATGGGCAAAGTGTCAGTGTAAGCAGCGGTAATCAGAGCGGAACCAGTCAGCCTGTCAATAACCAACCCGTTCACAGTCATCCCAATAGTACCGAATCAGAAAGTCGACGAAACAATCAAAGCAATGCGGCCGGAAAAGATGGTACTGATGGCAAAGATGGATTGGACGGAAAAGACGGAGTTGATGGTAAAGACGGTAAAGATGCTTCATTACTTTGCGAAGCCTTTCCCAATATATCTGCCTGTCAAGAATTGGGCAATGTTGAAGAACGGGATATCGAAATACCCGAACAGCAAGTCAGGCTGGAACTCAATCCGATAGACAGATTCAATCAATCGGCTGCCTGCCCCAGCCCTAAAACTTTCGAACTGGGTTTACTCGGCAGTTTTGAAGTTTCCTACGAAGTCCCTTGTCAAGTAGCCACATTACTCAGGCCCATATTGATATTAATCACAATATTAAGTTGCGGTGGATTTGTTTATTCTGCAATTAAGGAGTTGTAA
- a CDS encoding sulfate adenylyltransferase subunit 1: MTANSAPLLRFITAGSVDDGKSTLIGRLLYDSKTLLSDQIDKLNRAADNGETPDFASLTDGLAAEREQGITIDVAYRYFATAKRKFIIADTPGHEQYTRNMVTGASTADAAIILVDATRVDFSGETPVLLPQTKRHSAILKLLGCPNIIVAVNKLDLVGYDETKYQAIVAAYRALAEQIELNVSLHFLPISALQGDNIVSASANTPWYQGLPLLPLLESLPVSRHNAAGQPAYFSVQRVARQDGSSSDDFRGYQGRLEAGRLKTGDEVKILPNGQTARIAEIYSPEGKTDNAEAGDVLTITLDTDIDISRGNAIVAAASPVAPEQQFQAALCWFDHTPLNIRRKYLLKHTTQTTAVKISAIDYVWDVHTLSRVQSADDLKLNDIGHVSLKTQQPLNATAYDENPATGAFILIDEATNHTVAAGMIRSRNTADSFEI, from the coding sequence ATGACCGCAAATTCCGCCCCACTGCTGCGCTTTATCACTGCCGGCAGCGTTGACGACGGCAAATCCACCCTCATCGGCCGTCTGCTTTACGACAGCAAAACCTTGTTGAGCGACCAAATCGACAAGCTCAACCGTGCCGCCGATAACGGCGAAACCCCTGATTTCGCCAGCCTGACCGACGGCTTGGCGGCCGAACGGGAACAAGGCATCACCATCGATGTCGCCTACCGCTATTTTGCCACTGCCAAACGCAAATTCATCATCGCCGACACTCCCGGCCACGAACAATACACCCGCAATATGGTAACCGGCGCATCCACCGCCGATGCCGCCATTATTTTGGTGGACGCTACCCGTGTCGATTTCAGCGGCGAGACCCCCGTATTGCTGCCGCAAACCAAACGCCACAGCGCCATTTTAAAACTCTTGGGCTGCCCGAATATCATCGTGGCCGTCAATAAACTGGATTTGGTCGGCTATGATGAAACCAAATATCAAGCAATTGTTGCCGCCTACCGTGCGCTTGCAGAACAAATCGAACTGAACGTATCGCTGCACTTCCTGCCAATCAGCGCCCTGCAAGGCGACAATATCGTCAGCGCCAGCGCCAACACCCCTTGGTATCAAGGTCTGCCGCTGCTGCCTTTACTCGAAAGCCTGCCCGTTTCCCGCCACAACGCCGCCGGTCAGCCCGCCTACTTCTCCGTGCAGCGTGTCGCCCGCCAAGACGGAAGCAGCAGCGACGACTTCCGAGGCTACCAAGGCCGATTGGAAGCAGGCCGTCTGAAAACCGGCGACGAAGTCAAAATCCTGCCCAACGGCCAAACCGCCCGCATTGCCGAAATTTACAGCCCCGAAGGCAAAACCGACAACGCCGAAGCCGGTGACGTATTGACCATCACACTAGACACCGACATTGACATTTCGCGAGGCAACGCCATTGTCGCCGCCGCCAGCCCGGTTGCACCGGAACAACAATTCCAAGCCGCCCTGTGCTGGTTTGACCACACCCCGCTGAACATCCGCCGCAAATACCTGCTGAAACACACCACGCAAACCACCGCAGTAAAAATCAGCGCCATCGACTATGTGTGGGACGTACACACCCTCAGCCGAGTGCAATCAGCGGACGATTTGAAACTCAACGACATCGGCCACGTCAGCCTGAAAACCCAACAGCCGCTGAACGCCACCGCATACGACGAAAACCCCGCCACCGGCGCATTTATCCTGATTGACGAAGCCACCAACCACACCGTCGCCGCCGGTATGATCCGCAGCCGCAACACAGCGGACAGTTTTGAAATTTAA
- a CDS encoding rolling circle replication-associated protein produces the protein MQPLPLRAECAQRIQLPCLNSNNCIEGSNNSSNTAKTLPIGYEKFLPNEMKADFNQFSTSHRKSSAALEMNVRQFIEAFGINHVGFLTLTFADDVQDVKEASRRFHSLRTNFLSKHFKHYVCVYERMKSGRIHFHLIVNTRENIRRGLNFRQIQARNYTSANKALRQLWALLRENMGKYGFGRSELLPVKTNSKGLAKYVSKYIKKHINSRLPEDKGYRLIRTTIDKQSLWKIANSNFSFVSAGSRLWREQLQKWIICIEPYLKQYARQEFARELKPITEENYSQILSSLISPKWAFYNRETILNM, from the coding sequence ATGCAACCGTTGCCACTACGGGCTGAATGTGCGCAGCGCATTCAGCTTCCTTGTCTAAATAGTAACAACTGCATTGAGGGTAGCAACAACTCTTCAAATACTGCCAAAACCTTACCAATCGGCTATGAAAAATTTCTACCTAATGAAATGAAAGCTGATTTCAACCAGTTTTCTACTTCCCACAGAAAATCATCGGCTGCTTTAGAAATGAATGTCCGGCAATTTATTGAGGCATTCGGAATTAATCATGTCGGTTTTTTAACGCTGACTTTCGCCGATGATGTCCAAGATGTCAAAGAGGCTTCCCGTAGATTTCACAGTTTGCGGACGAATTTTTTAAGCAAACATTTCAAGCATTACGTTTGTGTATACGAACGCATGAAAAGCGGTCGTATACATTTTCACCTTATCGTCAATACACGTGAAAACATCCGCCGAGGTTTGAATTTCAGACAAATACAGGCCCGCAATTATACCAGTGCCAATAAAGCACTGCGACAATTATGGGCTTTGCTTCGTGAAAATATGGGCAAGTATGGTTTCGGGCGTTCTGAATTGCTACCGGTTAAGACCAACAGCAAAGGTTTGGCGAAATACGTCAGCAAATATATTAAAAAACACATTAACAGCCGTCTTCCCGAAGATAAAGGTTACAGGCTGATTCGCACTACGATTGATAAACAGAGTTTATGGAAAATTGCCAACAGTAATTTTTCATTTGTCAGTGCTGGTTCCCGACTGTGGCGGGAACAGCTTCAGAAATGGATTATTTGCATTGAACCGTATCTTAAACAATATGCCAGACAGGAGTTTGCCCGTGAATTAAAGCCGATTACCGAAGAAAACTACAGCCAGATTTTAAGCAGCCTAATTAGCCCCAAATGGGCATTTTATAACCGGGAAACCATTTTAAATATGTAA
- a CDS encoding DUF2523 family protein: MWAKLLTGVLTTVAGKIFTALGMSFISYVGINEIQDMLMNAVSEQLGGLSQDALQIAYIAGVGVCLNWIFGTFAFITSLKTLSKLSATMVKK; encoded by the coding sequence ATGTGGGCTAAATTATTGACAGGTGTATTAACCACCGTTGCCGGCAAAATCTTTACCGCATTAGGTATGTCGTTTATTTCCTATGTCGGTATCAATGAAATTCAAGATATGTTGATGAATGCTGTATCCGAGCAGTTGGGCGGACTGTCCCAAGATGCTTTGCAGATTGCCTATATTGCGGGAGTTGGTGTCTGTTTGAACTGGATATTCGGCACATTTGCTTTTATTACTTCCTTAAAAACCCTATCCAAACTATCTGCTACGATGGTAAAAAAATAG
- a CDS encoding collagen-like triple helix repeat-containing protein: MAKSQPGDKGPDGDKGQPGDKGPDGDKGQPGDKGPDGDKGQPGDKGPDATKANQVIKVLMATKALMAIKANQATKALMAIKANQATKVLMAIKANQVIMVNQVKAATAALATLT, from the coding sequence ATGGCGAAAAGCCAACCAGGCGACAAGGGTCCTGATGGCGACAAAGGCCAACCAGGTGATAAAGGTCCTGATGGCGACAAAGGCCAACCAGGCGACAAGGGTCCTGATGGCGACAAAGGTCAGCCAGGTGATAAAGGTCCTGATGCGACAAAGGCCAACCAGGTGATAAAGGTCCTGATGGCGACAAAGGCCCTGATGGCGATAAAGGCCAACCAGGCGACAAAGGCCCTGATGGCGATAAAGGCCAACCAGGCGACAAAGGTCCTGATGGCGATAAAGGCCAACCAGGTGATAATGGTCAACCAGGTCAAGGCGGCAACGGCGGCTCTGGCAACTTTAACCTAA
- a CDS encoding zonular occludens toxin family protein — MLYLITGVPGSGKTLKMISDLMNRKDLQNRPLYLDGIPEVKGDIIPNQPIPEGESMQTWHKWAPTGAILVIDECQRVFRPRPSGSKVPDYVAELETHRHKGIDIFLLTQHPRLIDINVRSLIGHHCHIGKTNLGVRRMIEWERFGDPQSKTDVQNAVKSVYTLDKNAFGVYKSAEEHTKIKVKRSKAIYILPVAILVVLIGCFYVYKSWKTIEKPTNTAKKIEAQASSPEAVGAVAAPAANDTNASGQYPPQENSLQAPQTEASKPYLSKADYEPRIQGQPHTAPIYDNMNKAVKTMPYPVACVQNGNKCTCYTDQATPIQGFDKKQCLDFVKNGIYNPYLDIAQQLSENSNRQIPVTPVELEPEVYVLGSENPQSSE, encoded by the coding sequence ATGCTTTATCTGATTACAGGCGTACCCGGTTCGGGTAAAACCCTGAAAATGATTTCAGACCTAATGAACCGTAAAGATTTACAGAACCGGCCGCTTTATTTGGACGGCATTCCCGAAGTAAAAGGCGACATCATTCCTAATCAACCTATACCTGAAGGCGAATCTATGCAGACATGGCATAAATGGGCGCCAACAGGTGCTATTCTTGTCATAGACGAATGCCAGCGGGTATTTCGTCCCAGACCCAGCGGTTCAAAAGTTCCTGATTACGTTGCCGAACTGGAAACCCACCGCCATAAAGGCATTGATATTTTTTTGCTGACACAGCATCCTCGTTTGATAGACATCAATGTCAGAAGCCTTATAGGCCATCATTGCCATATCGGCAAAACAAACTTAGGCGTACGCCGCATGATTGAATGGGAACGCTTCGGAGACCCACAAAGCAAAACTGATGTTCAAAATGCTGTTAAAAGCGTATACACCTTAGATAAAAATGCCTTCGGTGTGTATAAATCCGCCGAAGAACACACCAAAATAAAAGTTAAACGGAGTAAAGCCATCTATATTTTGCCTGTAGCCATACTGGTTGTACTGATTGGCTGCTTTTATGTTTATAAATCATGGAAAACCATAGAAAAACCAACCAACACCGCTAAAAAAATTGAAGCGCAAGCTTCAAGCCCCGAAGCGGTCGGGGCGGTGGCTGCTCCGGCAGCAAACGACACGAACGCATCGGGGCAATACCCACCCCAAGAAAACAGCCTGCAAGCACCCCAAACCGAAGCATCTAAGCCCTATTTAAGCAAAGCAGATTACGAACCGAGAATACAGGGGCAACCCCATACCGCCCCAATATACGACAACATGAACAAAGCCGTAAAAACCATGCCCTATCCTGTAGCCTGTGTTCAAAACGGAAACAAATGTACCTGTTATACCGACCAAGCAACACCCATACAGGGATTCGATAAAAAACAGTGTTTGGACTTCGTCAAAAACGGAATTTACAATCCCTATTTGGATATTGCACAACAACTGTCGGAAAACAGTAACCGACAAATACCGGTAACACCTGTCGAACTTGAACCCGAAGTTTATGTATTAGGTAGTGAAAATCCTCAATCATCCGAATAA